In Acidobacteriota bacterium, a single window of DNA contains:
- a CDS encoding DinB family protein: MTTSEALIADLEREIPLTRKVLEAVPEEHFAWKPHEKSMSLAQLAGHLAETPKWIESMLEAEMDFAEADKEYKPFVPTTRAELVEAFESYAQGCIEALRGRDDAFMEAIWVMRSGDQVIMETPRKVVIRDIVVHHSIHHRGQLTVYLRLLDVPVPGTYGPSADEQSSM, translated from the coding sequence ATGACGACGAGTGAAGCGCTGATAGCGGATCTGGAGCGTGAGATTCCCTTGACCCGCAAGGTTCTGGAGGCTGTTCCGGAGGAGCATTTTGCCTGGAAGCCCCACGAGAAGAGCATGTCTCTGGCTCAGCTGGCGGGCCACCTCGCCGAGACGCCCAAATGGATCGAGTCGATGCTCGAGGCGGAAATGGATTTCGCCGAGGCCGACAAGGAGTACAAGCCCTTCGTGCCGACCACGAGAGCCGAGCTGGTCGAAGCTTTCGAGAGCTATGCCCAAGGCTGCATCGAGGCTTTGCGCGGCCGTGACGACGCCTTCATGGAGGCAATCTGGGTCATGCGGAGCGGGGACCAGGTGATCATGGAGACGCCGCGCAAGGTGGTGATCCGGGACATCGTCGTGCATCACAGCATCCATCACCGGGGGCAGCTGACGGTCTATTTGAGGCTGTTGGACGTTCCCGTTCCCGGCACCTACGGTCCGTCGGCGGACGAGCAGTCCTCGATGTAG